CCCGTCACCACCGGGCTAGATTATATGAAGACTCGGTGATACTGATAGTGTGTGTGAAAGAGCCCTGCCGCCGCCCACACTGCACTGTAGCAGTAACAGTTAGGCCTATGCTATGGCTATGGCtaagttcttcttcttcttccagtctGGTACAGTCTGCCACTGGCGTATTGTCATATCTTGTGCTTGTCAAGTGTTGAGTGTACAGTGCAAGTAAAAAATTTCTACAAAAGTACAATGGACTCTATATGTGCAGCTACGCCTACGAGTTATGGCTATGCTATGGCACAACTTTTGAAATAAGATCCATATTAGATTCGAGGTAGCTAGTTTAGATTTACAGCAGTGATTCCAAGTTCTTTTccatgaaaaagagaaaaaaaattgacatttaatctgtccaatttaaaaaaaaaggtttgtgaCGGCTGCAATAAAGCTTCTGTAATTAtttgtaggatggggggtcgggtgtccggacacttaatatttttgaagccttctattttgtctttggattacactaaaaatatgaattcaatagttgaaatcatcttctattttgttctctataatatttactaacattttgtactaaaaattgatgaaacttcactTGTAAATTCTTcgaaatgactttctaaaatcgatcgtccggacacacaacctgtccggacacacaacaactgggtatataaTAATATGTCATTGATTTTCGTTTTCAGATCATCGAGACAGTGTGTCAGAAACAGAAGTTTAATGCAGATGATCACAATTTGAAGTAAGTCTTTCAAAGATTTGGAGGGAGTGAGCAAAGTCTTGAAAGTCATGGGCTATTTTGTCTAGATGCATATCATTATGAAATCTGTATTTGTGAATTGTATTGGTTAGTATAATAGTTGTCACTACTAGGGAATCCTGACaatttatctttttcatttttggatAGAGTatactagggggggggggctggggggcttcagcccccacttttatcaaaaaccatgtacaaaaacataaaaattaccataggATTGTAAaaattttgcatggtcagcccccccacaTTGAAAATCGTTCCATGGCCCCTGGCTAGTATCTTTATCCTCACAaagtttttaaattttaaagaatTCTAATTACCTGTATGTAACTACAGTGGTACAGGTCTGAAAATATAAGCATctgtaaatattattttcttttatgagAAGAGATAAATCCTGTTGCTTTTAGTTGCACAGTAGATCCATCTCTTTGTGAAAAAGGATGtatgtcatttatttttattaatcatAAAGTGTATAATTGCTTAATTTATAAATGGTGATGCTCAGAAAAATGAGAATATCTATGAATGAGTTGCAAAATTGTTCACCATTCAATAAGATAAGTACctgtaattattttcattcaaaagtgAATATCTTGGAACAAACCCCCTCTAAGAGCAATATTTCTAGCTTGCATTTCTTGATATAGGGAATGATGTGAATGCAAAAATCCAAGACAGActtgattttgttgtttttctgaTGATTACACATTGAATCTTTTGGACCTTTGACATCTGATGGATAATTTCATCATGGATCTaagcttattattattaaaagatcACTGGGGTTAGTTAGTAGCTTTGCTAATTCTGTCATATCTTTGGCAGAACAAAACTGGGCACCATAGGCGAGTGGTCTTCATCATGAACTGACCGTGTAGGCAGGTTCCTCTCTGATATTCCAATGTTGATTGCTTTTATTTCACCTTGACTTTCAGACACCAGAGGACCATCCTTGATGTCCAGGTTCCTTTCCGATATTCCAATGTACCCAACAATGCCAAGCTGGAGCTGGTTAAATCAGACGTCCCACGCAATCGGTCTGGCTCCACCACGGTGGCACTGCAATTATTCACGGGTGAACGACTTCAGCATAGCTTCGAGTCTTCATCCTCCCTATGGGATATTCTAGAGCACTGGGATGGTCAGAGTAGTGACAGGTGAGAGTAGAGGGAACATTCACAAAGTAATGGTTTACTCAAATTAGAATCGAGATGGAGGTAAGCAAAGAGTTCCTTTGTGAcagcaaccctaaccctaatatataggcctatattttttttttccacttcGGGTGCCTGTTGTAACAGGAACTCTTCCTGGAGTGAATATTGGTTAGggatttcatttttacgaccCTCTCCTTGGCCTCTGTTGATTTGGATTGGAGTAGCAGACTTCTCAACCATTCTGATTATTGAGGaaagaatatgaatttagaCCTTTCTGACATCTTTGTTTGATAAGGTTTTCCTATTTTCATGGTGACTTTATTGCACTGCACCTACTTTCTTGTTATAGTGCACAATCCTATTTGAAATACTTCTTTCCTATTCTGAGTAAAACGAACCTCATTTTACAATAATATGCCTTGGGAGATCTGGATTGATAAGAATAATGTTTACACAGATTTAACTGTCTGAAACACAttgaaatgttgatttttacatgtggtcattttcaaacgtgagtgacacgacaatcggagacGGTTAAGGGATCACATCTTtaaacttaaaggttatgaatctatcatgactactatattatatacaatgtaggactggcatgggccactgccagtttgatttgaattctacaattaGTTTAGTAGATATGATCGAAAAAtggtgcgtgagtgacacgacaaatttcggacatgggtttctgaccattATCACTTATGattggattcgtgcccaagtagcTGACCAGGAGTACTGCGAGTACCCATACATGTACGTAAATAGTGTACCTATTTAGCACATATAGTTAGTatcaatcaaaccttctctaGGGAAAATGGTGccctcctatataccgtgagtgacacgacacccaaaacgtgagtgacacgacaagtgcaaaaatacaacatttatctcaacaatgaaattatttttggcaTGATGTACAAGACTGAAATCCCATCAACTATaaaacaagcttaattacataaCAACTGCCTTCTTCAAAGTTGATAATGTGTCATTCTGATGATTAATTCTTcgtttatggtcatatttgcccatcaactcacattccctataccataccacattATTGTCACACTCGAGCTTATACCACTCTCCTCTTTGGATGAGGaggcacttgaaggaggtgcTATGTGGTCTTAGCATTGgcatcaactcaaacattctttttgtggcctgatttcattcaaaactttaactgtttctccctatctgtatatgaCAGTTTACAGGTTtacaattcagcatccacaacggatggaaacatttttccttgtaagaaaggtattctcaattGTCACTCGCATCCtctggcatggtctggtagccaatgatgtcatgcaTGACTCttctttcttgaaatatttgatgaggatattatcctcctttaatattttagaCATTGTCCAAATAGTCCTTGGCAGCTTCAACGTctttttttgtacactgtatCAAACCACAGTTACTTGGCTGCACACTCCAGATGGACTATTAGTAAATCCTTGAGAAACTTAAATAGTTCAACTCATCAAGCATTggttttctcctgaacactgcttgGTAGTTTGCTGTGCAGGCCCTACATCATCACTAGTGGTATGAATCGTGGCCGAACAAAGAATGATTTTGAACCAGGCATGTAGCTacttcaagcaatatccaaaatgctcTTTTAAATCTCTTTATATTTTCACCTCAGATgttcttgcaaaaaaaaattttatttcatgtcctcGAATACAAGCTTTGTGGCAAAAAGAGTTCATTTCAATTAATCAGAAGGGAAAgattttcatctgattttgaaaGAATGTTTGGTGTTCACAGAGATCTTGTCATACACTTTTCTACCATTAGAATATTCTAGcgatttctgcaaatttcaaaataagatcCCAGACCTTGCTAGCTTTAAACTTTCTTAATTAGTaagacaaagaaataacattccCAAAAAGATAGGTGAACGTTCTACTCATTTttgtaaatggagacagagaatgttcAAGTCATACCTGACTAACTTGAACCATCACCAAATCTTTATGCACTGTAAATATGTTCAATTGTTCATTACTATGTATAGTAGTTTTTCTcttaatatattcatatttttgtgttgattgattaCGGTATTATATTCTTTTATCTCAGTACgtcatcaaaatatgaattaggatccgagtATTCACACGAATGGAAAGTTGTCAGGGTTTTTGAAACTGAAAAAAACGAtggagaggaaagaaaatggaTGAACTCAATGTCGATTTCTATATGTCCATTGATAGGGGTGAAGttgggaaaacagaaaaaatattagccttacataggcctaaatgatgtcaggaacaacattttgactcCATCATTGAATTTATGTagtaaaatgctttaaaaattattcgatgtccttttttatacacgATATGagaccgtgagtgacacgacatttcgtgagtgacacgacattgtgagtgacacgacacaactttaacagttaattttagcttaACCTTAACACAATGGACCAaattactttatatacaataaggtatgggaaaactgtatttgctcctgtactgggataaattaattttcagaatacacagctctagaaaactttttctctttaaaacgtgagtgacacgacaaccagttttgaaaactttaaaGATCTacttttttcagaaaaacacttcagataatttttttttgttatttaggagttagatacaatacagAGCTAATATCTTGCCAACAAATatgcttctaatacaaattttatattgtgataggcaatgtgtaaattttaatgcaaaaatcaacattttgtaacattaaATTTCCCTTGCACTAAATTCACTGTATTTCAAGACACAATGAATAATTTTACATaactgaaatggaaaaatatactttgagatgtctagtttcaaaaaCCATTAATGCCTACTaatttctagcaagttttaattttcacccccatgtccacttttgtttgaaaatgaccatgtACCAATATCATGATAGATGAGAAGACATATAATTTACTCAATATTGTCCGTACATTGAATTGTCAATGTGTgaacaatattttgtttccttcaCTACGTCAAGCAACACTAATCGGTACATATTGTTATAATTTTATCAATTTACGATCCTTCTGAATTTAATATAAGCTTATCATTTAAGCCAAAATAAAGTTTCTCTTAAAGCAACATGTGTGAAGCTATTCTGCTTGCATAGTAATTTCCTTTctcatattttattctttacagGCCTTCTTTGACTTGTCCTCCATCTGGCAGTGGGTCATCTGTCCATCCAATCTGTATCTACATGACAGAGGAGGTACTGGGctcatttattcattgatatctgatttatatttaattcatttatcatttcttgGGAGTTGCATATTTTGTATTGAATATCTtatttaatatgaaattttaggCTCAATGAATGACATGCACAGTCTCTAATTTacacaaataaatcaaaatttccttttcattttcattacacaaGCCATAGGTTCAGTCAGTCAATTTATGCAGATACATAAATGACACTCCCAAAAAGATGTCTAACCTTAGTAAAAAATTAAGCAAGGGTCAGAATGCATTCTTTGAATGTGAATATGAACATTTGTTTCTGTTATGGTAAAAGTGTTGTTGAGCTATATCAGCAGtgggtgttgatttaacattgaTGTTCTAGTTGTCTTTGTGTTTCTTTTTCAAGGTTATTGGTGAGGAATGGTTAAGAGCAACCACACTGAGAGGCCTTGGGCTGATGGGAGGAAGAGCTATTATAAGGTAATGATGTAATCCACTAAGCTGGTTTGAAGGGGAAGGGGGTTGGTTTCAATTCCTGGGTCATGTTAAATGCAAACTGCAATATCAATGATTCAGATGCATTATACAAATATACTGGGTTggagaaagtatagtggaaatatttttatcCAAAATTGGTCTGGCAATAAGAGTGCCAGACCAACCGAGGATAAAATATTTCCCTTACACTTTTGAAAGAAatgcctggtatatttgttttgtatccCTTCCATATTtaagtttgaatgaaaaatattggtaatctaGTACTAAGTGGCTCATCTCCATGATCTGGACAAAAGCTAGATTGGCTTAGCTctaatttaatcaaaattgatttatcaTCGGCTTGCCAGTTCCTGGGTGAATGCATGATTTGCAGTCGGAtgcaaaatagtaaaaaaaaactagtCTACTCTGACGTCACAAACTATTTTGATCTCTGATGAATTTTGTTTTGCTGGTGAAATTATGATTGGTCACCTGAATGGCTCTTGACCAAATCAAATAACAACTTGATTTTAGATTTAGAATAATTGTTTTTAATCGGAAAGTGTGGAATATAATGTATGCCTTAATTATAGAGTACTACTTTTTTCTGAGTTgttcataaaatataaaattcagaGACACAGCATTTTCGTAGCCCATTAACGATATACAACTCTTTGTGTTTAGATAGAAATGAATTATTCTATTAGACAAAgacacatatttttatttcataattcaatgtTTCTTAGGTTATTGCATAGAGAAGTTGAACTTCCACCACCACCAAAGAAAGTCCAGCCAAAGAAAATGCCAATTGCTGATACTCCTGCTCACCCCTCAAATCAAATGGATTCTTCCACCACAGTACAAGCTTCAGCATCATCAGATCAGTCCATAGCTGCACAAAGGGGTGGCCAAGTGGCAGAATGCCATTTGCCAACAAGTATTCAATCAAAACCAGCACCTCCATTGACTGAAAATGCACCTCCCACTAATGAACTTGCCCAGAAAACCAGTTCCAACGTTACAGCCATGGACTGTACCACTTCTGATAATAGGGACGATTCTGCAATGGAAGTTGATGCAATAGAAATGAAATCCGAACAGGCTGATTCTCCTGCTATTGAATGTGATAACTCACTCCAAGAAAGGACAGTAGCTCAAGATCAGAGTGTAAGGCCTAAAGAGAGCCACCAACCTTCTACAAgcagagaagaagaaggaatgTCAAAGGAAGAGAAAACAGAGAAAGTTGTGAAGGACATTGAGAAGCAGGAAGGAATGACCCTGGATGAATACGCAAGGAGAAGGATACAAAACCTActtgaaaaagaagaagaggttAGTCAATAACCTGTCCAGAGCTGCCAAGTGGTActtattttcagtatttagtactgaaaagtgaggAAAATAttgatagtttcatgtaaaatactgatttctaaagctTCAGTTGTATGTatggtcctatggtatttttgaaaatactgatttcctcaccgaaatactgatttttgcttcaaaaatactgaaatgttccttttcaggttggcagctctgttacAAGTCAGAACTAAATTTTCTATATGTCCAGTTCGAAAagctattgtttttatttatccagtttGAAAAACTGAAAATGGCAACACAGGTAATTGTGTCACTATTACAAATTATGCCAACATGCCCTTTCTAGATCAAAAGCAAATGTTCTGTCATTTAAATAGATTTCAATTATGATCTTTACACACTACTGTGTGTCTATAATTTAGCCATTTGGTCAGCACACAGATCTCATCTCATGCAAAAATTACTATGAAATGAAATCACATATTCCTCATCTAAAATTTGATTGCGTTTTTGActaatttgtatatatttcatgtttattttgtgATCAAAATGACCCATTGAAACGAAACATGTGACCACTTTGCGCAGCCaacttgaattaaataaaaagaagaagggtCACTTAATTCTCAACAGTAACATTCTACAGTGCCTGCGTTGCAGAGAGAAATGTGCTTTAACACGTCTGTAAAACCATACACAAGTAAAAAATACTTGCTTTTGATTAGTTTAACACATCTGTAAAATCATACACAGGTAAAAATGCTTGCCTGATTATTTGGAAATTTTACATGTGATTGTGACTCTTTGTACAAAGGATCTCATTATACTCCATCCATTGCCtcattatattttcctttagTGACGTTAATTCCAATTCTATTTCAATTTCCAATATTAGTTCAAGTTccgattcaaattcaaatttcaatcttAATTTAAATGTCAATTTGATGGCACAAAATGTTCTAAATTCTATGCACTTGTATATTCGTATATATTATGTCAGTGGTTGACTTTTGGTAAATATAATCATTTTCTAGGTTATGTTTTGTGTATTCGATACCATGTAAAAgttaaattttatatttatttatgtatttatttggaaaataaatactatgttataaaccattgaccttgaTTAATATGTTCCTGAAGGAAAGTGATATATGTACATTGTTTGGCAATtcactgttattttttttcagatggtGAAGTCAATGGAGGAAGCTATGATGGATTCTATGACACAGCAATCACAAGGAGTCACGAACCATCAACCTCCTCGTAGGAGAGAACCCAAACCACCTGTTCATGCTTTTGCTGACTTTAAGGTAAACCATTGTGGATGGATGAATCttgttattaataataataatggtggctacttatatagcgcacaggtccacctttcggtgctcatggcgctttaaaaaggcactgctattattattaccccggctaagctaggcaaccgattaaggcgcacacagctttttgaggaattacttcctgccggtacccatttacatcacctgggtcgagtgcagcacacagtggatgaatttcttgctgaaggaaattacgccatggctgggatttgaacccacgaccctctgtttcaaagtccggagactaatccactgggccacaacgctccactgtGGTTGTTTTTCAGAATAAATTGTCTAATGTCAACATGTGTATCATTTAAGGCATAAATTTGTTGATAGATTAGCATTAATGAGTGTGCTCCTATCTACAATACGATCAGTGCGTTGGTGTGTTACATATGACATGCAACTGGGATGTTAAGTGCTCTTTAAGTCACTCTTGATTCTGTTTGAAACAGCCTCAATCCCTCTGGTGTAGATTACCTTTAGATTTTACCAAACAAATATACATTTCATTAGCAGTTCAAGTTTTatgagaatttcaaattatgttATTAAGTTATATATTGTTACAATTtgtatctatctctctctctctttccttttttcttataTCATTTATAATCATTTATATTTGCACTTCATGACACAATTTTCCATTGTATCAGTTCCCAGAACCAAAGAACACAGATGCAACTGATAAAGGCAAAGGAAAAATGAAGCAAGACATCAGTTCAAAGGTAtggatatcatttattctttattcagACTCCTGTGAATCATATTAATCATCACAAAAGTAATTTCATCCATGATATTGAAAAATTGACTCGATTAGTCTCAAGATAGCGTCAACTGGTATGGTTTTAGTATTGATGATTTAActactaaaataataaaatgcaaaatcaaatattgatttttttattattattatcacagcCTTGTGAGAGGAATCAactagtcttttctccagaccagGATCAGATCAAATTTGACCAATCTAGTGATGTTCCTGATGAGTTCTTTGATCTGACGGTTGATGATGTGAGGAAGAGGCTTTCTGATCTCAGACATCAAAGGTTTGTTTGAATCAACCAATTCGCATCTAGGGTTGGAATCAAAACGTTTGATGTGTAAAGTAATATCTTTGGATTGTGCTTGGGATTTACCATGTCTCTCTTCATTCAAACAAATCAGTCTTTTGGAAAACACTTTGTATTTCATCCAGAAAAGAACCTTCTGTAGAATAAAAAAGTATTTGTGTtacaaagttttgcttatttccaCAAAACAGCAATACGTATGTCCAGGGCAGTATGTAAATAGAGGAGGCAATGATGTCAACTACAActatttttatattatgattttttttcaattgtaaaTTTTTAGAAGATTTTGATAGAATCATGATAGAGTACTATTATGACAaagcttttttcttttcattcaagtCAACTTTTCCATCTGATACCCTTTTGTTCAGAAGTAGGTGATTTATGCATTTATTTCAAGTAATTGAATCCTTGACTGACCAAAAGAAGAGCAAATactacttttatttatttatgaatcTACATTGAACTAAATGACAATCCCTTTTTTCCATTTATAGTGCTGACTCAGGAAAGCAACTAGAAACAAAGGCCATGAGAGAAGCTCAGGATGagataaagatgaagaaatatGAGAAggtaagatttatttttcacCAAGAATACTATCATCTACTCTTTCATTGTCTTTCTCCTATTCTTTTCTTCTGTATGGTGTTTATTGTagtcatttctttttcttatcatGTACTGGgcggagcattgtggcccagtggataagtctcctaactttgaaacagagggtcgtgggtttgaatcccagccatggcataatttccttcagcaagaaatttatccacattgctgcactcgaccaggtgaggtgaatgggtacccggcaggattaattccttgaaagcatgagcgctgaaaggcagctcgagctaaagccgggggtAATTATAATAAGAACAACGCaccttggaatagaatatttctagatagatggcgctatataaatgcctaatatgattttttagcAGTCATACCAGGCCATGGATTTTAACCATTTCTTATCAAAGGTTTTACAAAAACATTGATTTGGATATTTGTTAATGATTTGTATTCTAGGTTGTTGTTAGGATCCACTTTCCAGACCGGATCATTTTACAGGGATTCTTCAGGCCTCAGGAAACGGGTAAGTTGAGGATATCTTCTTCATTCAATGATTTTACTTTTGTAACAAATGAGTCTTCTCCATGGATTcaagctaaatgaaagtagttgcagtaaaacactgattacgtgagaaagtctgtaaaaccaaggttaagtatgattatgtcatcgtggatctagatctggtgttgttacataaactgaactttgtaaaatcataaaatctaagccgAAAAAATATAACTCTGAAGATCGCCAAACAGATAGGCTCACGTAGACAGtgtattgctggaataaagacctgacggaagtgCCTGAATCCGTGCTAATTtagcttatttctcagcaattacacaatttcttcaagaatcctttggcacatattttttattcatacagacacttgggtggtcattatattggattctgtaaataaagtcattttgagatcgctACTACAACTGGCATTCATCTTTAATGCTATTTTTGTAAGGGGAAGGGGAGTAATTTTCATTGTCTTGTGTTATATTGTGTTTCTCTCTAGTGATTCACACCTGTAGGGACTGCAGTTATCTTTGTCAAAGTCTTATCaattgaaatcacaaaaaaggcTTTGATAGTGAAGAGACAGGGATTCCCTAATTCCATTTAACTTGAAATTCAACTGCACATAAAGATTTTGATGTAAGTTACTGCAATGTAAACCTGTTTTATgtaaataatgctaaaaatgtatatgtttatgttaggtacaaaataattcagtttTCTATCATGTTTCCtttgatatttcatgttttGACTGTTGCATACTTTCCTATTCTTTTGTTTGCCGTAGTTGAAGCTGTGAAGGAATTTGTGAAATCAAATTTAGCGGACAAAGAGCAATCATTTTATCTTTGTAAGTCACTCCTATCATCTTTTATCGTACTTGTGGATTAAGAAaaacataatataaatataacacAAGAATAATTTACTCTGTGGAGGGTCATTGGCCCTGTTGTGTAAGAGCTGTACTATCATAACTTTACCATCCAATGTTAATTACTGTGAAAtcctttgtttgattttattatcaGAGATACCATCATGGTGCTAAAGAAATCTGAATTCAGATAAgttgaaattgaacattttaTTCAATGCAGTGCATTTGCGTACTAGTATTTTTAACTGGCAAGTACAGCACTTCCATTACAgatgttatttcatttcagcTATACCCATACATCATAGCTGAGAGTATTTTTAACctgacaaacttttttttaaattaaacattGAAACTTAATCCTATGTTTTGTTTCTAGTAgaattgattgaataaaatgtatttatttatttatttctcattATCCCTTGTGATATTTTAGATACAACTCCACCAAAAACAGTCTTGAAAGATATGTCAGAGACCCTCTTCAAGGTATTGTAAacctgtattttgatatttttcaaaaagcattgaaatgtacaatatacatgtacatggctttGTGAACAATAGCCAAGCAAACTTACGTTAGCCATCTATTGCTCATACGTATGAAAATGGAATAAATTCACAAATTAGCATGAAAACAATCACTTTTAGAAAAAGAAATTTGTGCCATTCATGTACATCTTGGAATGCCAGGAATTCATGGCCTGAGACTATGGGCCCATTTCAGAAAGTTATTCATGACAATACATATGACTTCTATTTCTTAACTAGAAAGCCCAATATTCTCCTGTTTTAACATAATTGGAGTTAATTTCCCATTACcctaataatttgtttttcttcaaacaaCACATTTTGCATTCAGATGCTTGACAATccctttttttaagtttttggtAAATTATATTTCTGCATTATTTACCTGTTTGGCTATTTTGAATATAGAAATTTATGCTATTTA
This genomic window from Lytechinus variegatus isolate NC3 chromosome 10, Lvar_3.0, whole genome shotgun sequence contains:
- the LOC121422642 gene encoding tether containing UBX domain for GLUT4-like; amino-acid sequence: MASNVNVLCPNGRRQIVKVSPNTRILEIIETVCQKQKFNADDHNLKHQRTILDVQVPFRYSNVPNNAKLELVKSDVPRNRSGSTTVALQLFTGERLQHSFESSSSLWDILEHWDGQSSDRPSLTCPPSGSGSSVHPICIYMTEEVIGEEWLRATTLRGLGLMGGRAIIRLLHREVELPPPPKKVQPKKMPIADTPAHPSNQMDSSTTVQASASSDQSIAAQRGGQVAECHLPTSIQSKPAPPLTENAPPTNELAQKTSSNVTAMDCTTSDNRDDSAMEVDAIEMKSEQADSPAIECDNSLQERTVAQDQSVRPKESHQPSTSREEEGMSKEEKTEKVVKDIEKQEGMTLDEYARRRIQNLLEKEEEMVKSMEEAMMDSMTQQSQGVTNHQPPRRREPKPPVHAFADFKFPEPKNTDATDKGKGKMKQDISSKPCERNQLVFSPDQDQIKFDQSSDVPDEFFDLTVDDVRKRLSDLRHQSADSGKQLETKAMREAQDEIKMKKYEKVVVRIHFPDRIILQGFFRPQETVEAVKEFVKSNLADKEQSFYLYTTPPKTVLKDMSETLFKAKLFPAAVVHFGSQVIRDHYLHEEALGDLASLLQAECVVAKTMNTGITRSISSESTSNSSTSGSAALSSIEDRPSTSGDLGSSSSSTQQKRQASPSNSAIGSTKVPKWFKMGKR